In Neomonachus schauinslandi unplaced genomic scaffold, ASM220157v2 HiC_scaffold_1360, whole genome shotgun sequence, a genomic segment contains:
- the LOC110580489 gene encoding potassium voltage-gated channel subfamily A member 10, whose product MDVCGWKEMEVALVNFDNSDEIQEEPGYVTDFDPTNPKGRPGSSPFSNWKILIGDSTNHETAFSKLPGDYVDSPGPEPVVLNEGNQRVIINIAGLRFETQLRTLNQFPETLLGDREKRMQFFDSMRNEYFFDRNRPSFDGILYYYQSGGKIRRPANVPIDVFADEISFYELGIEAMDQFREDEGFIKDPETLLPTNDFHRQFWLLFEYPESSSAARGVAVVSVLVVVISITIFCLETLPEFREERELKVVRDPSLNTSKSVLSHTMFTDPFFMIESTCIMWFTFELVLRFVVCPSKTDFFRNVMNIIDIISIIPYFATLITELVQETEPSTQQNMSLAILRIIRLVRVFRIFKLSRHSKGLQILGQTLKASMQELGLLIFFLFIGVILFSSAIYFAEVDEPESHFSSIPDGFWWAVVTMTTVGYGDMCPTTPGGKIVGTLCAIAGVLTIALPVPVIVSNFNYFYHRETENEEKQNIPGEIDKILNSVGSKMGSTDSLSKTNGACSTERSGK is encoded by the coding sequence ATGGATGTGTGTGGCTGGAAAGAAATGGAGGTTGCTCTGGTCAATTTCGATAACTCAGATGAAATCCAGGAAGAGCCAGGCTATGTCACAGACTTTGACCCAACCAACCCAAAAGGCCGGCCTGGGAGCAGCCCCTTCTCCAACTGGAAGATCCTCATCGGTGACAGCACCAACCATGAGACGGCCTTCTCCAAGCTCCCAGGAGACTATGTCGATTCCCCTGGGCCTGAACCAGTGGTCCTGAATGAAGGTAACCAGCGGGTGATCATCAACATTGCTGGGCTAAGATTTGAGACCCAGCTCAGAACCCTCAATCAGTTCCCTGAGACCCTCCTGGGAGACCGGGAGAAAAGGATGCAGTTCTTCGATTCCATgagaaatgagtatttttttgaCAGGAACCGGCCCAGTTTTGATGGAATCCTGTATTATTACCAATCAGGTGGGAAAATCCGGCGCCCTGCCAATGTCCCCATCGATGTCTTTGCTGATGAAATCTCCTTCTATGAACTGGGGATCGAGGCCATGGACCAGTTCCGGGAGGATGAAGGCTTCATCAAAGACCCTGAAACGCTGCTCCCCACCAATGACTTCCACCGGCAGTTCTGGCTGCTCTTCGAGTACCCAGAGAGCTCCAGTGCTGCCCGGGGCGTGGCCGTGGTCTCTGTGCTGGTTGTGGTCATCTCCATCACCATCTTCTGCCTGGAAACACTACCGGAGTtccgggaggagagggagctaAAGGTGGTGAGAGACCCCAGCCTCAACACAAGTAAGTCAGTCCTCTCCCACACCATGTTCACTGACCCTTTCTTCATGATCGAGTCCACCTGCATCATGTGGTTCACCTTCGAACTGGTGCTCCGGTTTGTGGTCTGCCCCAGCAAGACCGACTTCTTCAGGAACGTCATGAACATCATCGATATCATCTCCATCATCCCCTACTTTGCAACCCTCATCACGGAGCTGGTCCAGGAGACAGAGCCCAGCACCCAACAGAACATGTCCCTGGCCATCCTGAGGATCATCCGGCTGGTGCGGGTCTTCCGCATCTTCAAGCTCTCCCGGCACTCCAAGGGGCTGCAGATCCTGGGCCAGACGCTGAAGGCTTCCATGCAGGAACTGGGGCTgcttatcttcttcctcttcattggGGTCATCCTCTTTTCTAGTGCCATCTACTTTGCCGAGGTGGATGAGCCAGAGTCCCATTTCTCTAGCATTCCTGATGGCTTCTGGTGGGCAGTAGTCACCATGACAACTGTGGGCTATGGTGACATGTGCCCAACCACCCCCGGGGGGAAGATTGTGGGCACTCTGTGCGCCATCGCAGGGGTCCTCACCATTgccctccctgtgcctgtcatCGTCTCCAACTTTAACTACTTCTACCATCGGGAGACTGAGAATGAGGAGAAGCAAAACATCCCAGGTGAAATTGACAAAATCCTTAACAGTGTTGGCTCAAAAATGGGCAGCACAGACTCTCTTAGCAAGACCAACGGTGCCTGCTCCACAGAGAGG